In a single window of the Cucumis melo cultivar AY chromosome 11, USDA_Cmelo_AY_1.0, whole genome shotgun sequence genome:
- the LOC103490442 gene encoding 3-hydroxy-3-methylglutaryl-coenzyme A reductase 1-like, with amino-acid sequence MDARRRRSSTLVKKLPSDEPPVKSMDKNPLKVKMVERQHVHDDAVKASDVLPLPIYLTNAAFFTLFFSVVYFLLTRWREKIRSSTPLHVVTLSEMVAISAFIASFIYLLGFFGIDFVQSIFRPSHDVWTSEDDEVVMIKEDTRKVPCGAGIDCSIPILAPPMPSVPKVVDPLPVSIDLTEEDEDIVKSVVDGTTPSYSLESKLGDCGRAAAIRREALQRVTGKSLSGLPLEGFDYASILGQCCEMPIGYVQIPVGIAGPLLLDGKEYSVPMATTEGCLVASTNRGCKAIMMSGGANSVLLRDAMTRAPVMRFATAKRAAELKFYVEDPANFDTLASVFNKSSRFGRLQSIKCAIAGKNLYMRFSCSTGDAMGMNMVSKGVQNVLDFLQNDFPDMDVIGISGNYCSDKKPAAVNWIEGRGKSVVCEVTVKGDVVRKVLKTDVQALVELNMLKNLTGSAMAGALGGFNAHASNIVSAIYIATGQDPAQNVESSHCITMMEAVNDGQDLHVSVTMPSIEVGTVGGGTQLASQSACLNLLGVKGANREAPGSNSRLLATIVAASVLAGELSLMSAISAGHLVRSHMKYNRSSRDVTKASSS; translated from the exons ATGGACGCCCGCCGCCGCCGGTCCTCTACCCTCGTCAAGAAACTCCCCTCCGACGAACCACCGGTAAAATCCATGGATAAAAATCCTCTCAAGGTTAAGATGGTGGAACGACAACATGTTCACGATGATGCCGTTAAGGCGTCtgatgttttgcctcttcccaTTTACCTCACCAATGCCGCTTTCTTCACTCTCTTCTTCTCTGTTGTTTACTTTCTTCTTACGCGGTGGCGTGAGAAGATCCGTTCATCCACTCCTCTCCATGTCGTTACGCTTTCCGAAATGGTCGCCATTTCTGCGTTTATCGCTTCCTTCATTTACCTTCTTGGATTCTTCGGTATCGACTTTGTTCAGTCGATTTTCCGCCCTTCCCATGATGTATGGACCTCTGAGGATGATGAGGTCGTAATGATTAAGGAAGATACTCGGAAGGTTCCGTGCGGTGCTGGAATCGATTGTTCGATTCCGATTTTGGCACCTCCTATGCCGTCGGTACCAAAAGTCGTTGATCCGCTCCCTGTTAGCATCGATTTGACGGAGGAAGATGAAGATATTGTTAAATCTGTTGTCGATGGAACTACGCCGTCGTATTCGCTCGAATCGAAGCTTGGCGATTGTGGACGAGCGGCAGCGATCCGTCGCGAGGCCTTGCAGAGAGTTACCGGGAAATCTCTCTCGGGGCTTCCGTTGGAAGGATTCGACTACGCTTCGATATTAGGGCAGTGCTGCGAGATGCCTATCGGGTATGTACAGATTCCGGTGGGAATCGCCGGGCCATTGCTATTAGACGGCAAGGAATATTCTGTACCAATGGCTACAACCGAAGGTTGTTTGGTTGCGAGTACAAATAGAGGTTGTAAAGCGATTATGATGTCCGGTGGAGCAAACAGCGTATTGTTGAGAGATGCAATGACAAGAGCGCCGGTTATGAGATTCGCTACAGCGAAAAGAGCAGCGGAGTTGAAGTTCTACGTCGAAGATCCGGCGAATTTTGATACATTAGCCTCCGTCTTCAACAAGTCTAGTAGATTTGGAAGGTTACAAAGTATCAAATGCGCCATTGCTGGTAAGAATCTCTACATGAGATTCTCTTGCAGTACGGGTGATGCTATGGGGATGAACATGGTATCAAAAGGCGTTCAAAATGTTTTGGACTTTCTCCAGAATGATTTCCCTGACATGGATGTAATTGGCATATCTG GAAACTACTGTTCAGACAAGAAGCCAGCTGCTGTGAACTGGATCGAAGGGCGTGGTAAATCAGTGGTTTGTGAGGTTACAGTCAAAGGCGATGTGGTGAGGAAGGTTCTCAAAACCGATGTCCAAGCTTTAGTTGAGCTTAACATGCTCAAGAATCTAACTGGTTCTGCCATGGCTGGAGCTCTTGGTGGTTTCAACGCTCACGCGAGTAACATAGTCTCAGCCATCTATATAGCAACAGGGCAAGATCCAGCACAAAACGTGGAGAGTTCACACTGTATTACAATGATGGAAGCTGTGAATGATGGGCAAGATCTTCATGTCTCCGTCACCATGCCTTCCATAGAG GTGGGTACAGTTGGAGGAGGGACCCAGCTTGCTTCTCAATCTGCTTGTTTGAATTTACTTGGAGTTAAAGGGGCAAACAGAGAAGCTCCTGGATCTAACTCAAGGCTGCTAGCCACCATTGTAGCTGCTTCAGTTCTTGCAGGAGAGCTATCTCTAATGTCTGCTATTTCAGCAGGACATCTTGTGAGGAGTCATATGAAATACAATAGATCCAGTAGAGATGTCACTAAAGCTTCCTCctcttaa